From the Campylobacter volucris genome, the window GTGGAGATACTTTAAGTAAAAGCATAAATCCTTTAAATGTAAATTTAGCACCTATTTTTGGAGATGGAGTAAGTGCTAGTTTGATACAAAATAAAAAGAATTTAAGCTTTTTTGAGCTTTATTCTGATGGCAATGGTTTTGATAGACTTATCATTGCAAATGGTGCTTTTTCAAAACTTAAAAAAAGCACAAATGAAGATATTTTTAAAATAGATGAGTATAGATCTTTAAATAATCTTTACATGGATGGAGCTGAAATTTTTAACAAAGCTTTAGAATTAGAAAGTCAAGGTGTTAAAAATATGCTTGAATTTTGTGGTAAAGATAAAGATGAGATTGATTATTTTTTATTCCATCAATCAAATAAATTCTTAGTAGATAATTTAATAAATGATTTAAATTTAGACAAAGAAAAAACTCCAAATTTTTTAATGGAAAAATATGCAAATTTAAGCGCTTGTTCTTTGCCTGCCCTACTTTGTCAAATGCAAAAAAATGATTTTGATGCCATTTTAAGTGCTTTTGGGGCTGGATATGCTTATGGAAGTGCTTATATAAATTTTGATAAAAATTTTAAAACAGATATAATTTCAATTTACAAAGGAGAAAAAAATGACTAAAGAAGAATTATTAAAACAAATCGCAGATGCTATGCATATGGATGAGCCATTAAAAGAAGATATGATTTTAGATGATATAGATGAGTGGGATAGTCTTGCTTTTGTTTCTATAATGGTGCTTTTTAAAAATGTTTTAAATATACAAATAAATGGTGATGATCTTAAAAAATGTGAAAAAGTAAGCGATCTTTTGGCTTTGGCTAAAATTTAAACTAGAGATTATTGTTTAATCTCTAATCTTATTTGATCATCTTCTTCCTTAAAAGTATAAATCAAATCATCACATTTATATGAAATTTCTTTTTTACACGATTTATCTTGTAAAGGTTCTTTTAAAATTTCATCTAAATGTTTTTTTATAAGTAATTTCATAGGTATTCCACAACCATGCTCTAAATTTTTAATAAATTTTCCATCTATTTCATTTTCACTTGTTATTTTAGTAAAATCAATTTCAAATCCTAAATCTTTTAAAATATTAAAATATTCTTCTCTTTCTTCTAAAGGAACATATTGATCAAATTTAGAATGATAAGCAATGTATTTTGGTTTTGGATATAAGCTTTGAACTTTTAAATGTTCTTTGTTTAATGGTTCTCTTATTATTTTTCTAGCATTGGAAAAATAATTTGGTGAAGAAGAATTAGAAGTCCAATGTGTTTTATCAAAAGCAGCTAATTTAATGTTTTTAAAAATATGCGTAAGTCCTGCACTACAATATTTAATATAATCAATCTCTCTTCCAAATCCCACAAATCTCCATAAATCATTATCCAATGTTATATGAGAAGAATTATCTACAACAGTATCAATACTCCAAGGAGCTATTTTAACACATAAATTAGCTAAATATCCTCCATGAGAAGAACCTACTAAAATAGTCTTTATACCCCACCCCGTAATTTTAAAAGGAAGATTAGATTTTACATATAAAATAGCATTGATTATATCTGTTGCTTGCATGATACCAAAATTTTGATATTCATTTTTAGTGGGTTCAAATCCTACACTCAAATATAAATGATAATCTTCATTGAGCTCTTTTTCTCTTTTTAATCTTTCTATAAATTTATTTACAACATCTGCAACACAATAAAATTCATCATATGATTTTAAATTTTGCACATCTATGGGGAGTTGTATTCCTATTGCCTCCAAACTCGTTTTTAAAATAAATTTATCAAGCTCATTAATATAAAATAATGCTCCAGTTTGAGGGCGATTTCCTATACAATGATAATTCACACTTAAAACAGCTACATTATAATTTCTTGCACAATACTCATCGATGTATAAATTATCATTTATATCTCCACCTAATCCAGGTATAATACAAACTAAAGCTTCTATTTCTTTACTATCATCATAAATGAGTTTAAACTCAACCTTAGATTCTCTTTTTATATTTAATTCTACATCATCACAAGAATTGATTTCATAAGTTTTATTGATTATCATTGTTAGTCTTTATTTTAAATTATTTCCAAAACAAATTTATCATCTTTATCCTTAAAAGTAAAAACTTTGTTTTTACAAGGATAACTTATACTATCTTCTTTCATGCTAAAGGTTTTATCTTTTAGTTTTTCAAGCATTTTTGGTAATTCTTTGTTAAATAAAGCTTTATCAGGAATTCCACAACCATGAGTTAAATCTTTAATATATTTACCATCTATATCTTTTTCATCAATTAAATGAAAAGTTATGTCATAATTTAATGCTTTTAAAATTTCACACATTTGGATTTTATATTTAGCAGGGGTTGATGGATCTTCTTTAGAATGATAACTAATAATAGATATATCTTTATTTTTTTGACTTTGTAAGATTAAATGATCTTTATTTAATAAAGCTCTTATTAGATAATTTTCATCAGCAAAATAATAAGGTGAATTTGGATCTTTACGAGTCCAAAGAGTTTTTACATGACAAAAAATTAAAGTATTTGGATCATTAAAAACATAATCTTCAGTTTCTAATTCTCTTCCTATAATATAATTTAATGGTGGCAATGCTGCTCCTGAATTATCTATAACTCCATCTACATACCAAGGAGCTATCTTGGCACACATTAAAGCTAAATAACCTCCATAAGACCCCCCCCCGTAAATCTTAGGTAAAGATTTAAATTGAGGATAGTTTTTCATAATATCTTTTAAAGCATTGATATGATCAATTGCAGCCATTATGCCAAAATTTTGATATTCATTGTTGGGTGGGATGAAAGAACGAGAAAGGCTAACTTTATAACTAGTATCTAATATTGATTTTTCTTTTAAATTATTAATAGTTTGATATAAAAATTCATAATGAGCTGATGCGGTATCTATATCTAACTTACTTGTTTGAATTTTAAAATTTTCCAAAATTGTTTTCAAATGCGGTAAATCATCTTCCATAAAAGTAGTAGTAGCACTGTATTTTTCTACATCTGATCTTCTTTGACAAAAACAATGATATAAAACATTAACAGCTATTACATCAAATTTTTTAGCTATAAATTTTCTATAACTTTCTAAAAAATGCATATTAGTATTTGCACCATATCCACCTATGATAAAAACTATAGCTTTCATTTCTTTACTATCATTGAAAGTAATTCTATATTCAAGTTTAGATTCTCTTTTTATATTTAATTCTACATCATCACAAGAATTTATTTCATAAGTTTTATTAATAAGCATTTTAAGCCTTTTGAAATTGATATTAAATTATACTTAAATTTTAAAAAATATATGGATTTAATATGAAGCTATTTTTACAACACAATGATAAAAAATACTCGAATTTTGATTTAATAAAAGCTTTTGAAAATTTAGGCATTAAAAAAGGCGATATTTTATGCGTGCATAGTGAGCTTTTTAAATTTGGAACTCCTTTACTTAAAAAAAATGAATTTTTACAAACTATAATTGATTGTTTTTTTGAAGTTATAGGAAAAGAAGGCACACTTATAATGCCAACTTTTACTTATAAATTTTGTAAAAATGGAATTTATGATAAGCTAAATTCAAAAAGTGAGGTAGGAATTTTAACAGAATATTTTCGTAAATGGGGGGGGGTAATACGCACCAATGATCCTATTTTTTCTTTTGCCATAAAAGGTACTAAACAAGATTTGTTTTTAAAAGATACAAAGAGTTGTTTTGGAGAAAATTGTGTATATGATACTTTGTGGAAAAATAATGGAAAAATCATTCTTTTTGGAACTCATCTAGTAGGATATACCTTTACTCATTTTATAGAAGAAATAGCAAAAGTCCCATATAGATATTTTAAAAATTTTAGTGGAATTTTAATAGATGAAAATGGTAAAAAAATACAAAAAAATATAACTTATTATGTAAGAAAATTAGAAGAAAATTCCTTAATATGCAAACAAAAACAAATAAATTTATTAAAAGAAAACAATAATTTTAATATAATTAATTTCGCAGGATCTTGCATAGTTAGCATAGAAAGCAAAGGATATTTTTTAGATACACTAAAATATTTAAAAAATAATCCATATAGTCTATTAAAGGATAAAAATGACAACCAACATAAATGACTTTTTACAAAAAAGTGTAGCTAAATATCCAGATAAAAAATTATTTGTTGAATTTGATGGAAAGTATATAAGCTACAAAGAATTTGACATCATTACAGATAAACTTGCAAGTAAAATAATACAAGAAAAAATTTACCAATCACCTATTTTAATAATATTACCAAAAAGTATAAATGCTTTAATATCTTTTTTTGGTTCAATAAAAAGTGGAAATTTTTATACCATACTTGATGAAAAAACTCCAAAAGAAAGAATAGAAAAAATTATACAAACTTTAAAACCAAAATTATTTATAACTTCCAAAGAATTAAATATAAATTTAGATCTACCTACTATTTATACACAAGAATTTGAAAATTTCACTATAGATAAAACAGCTTTAGAAGATATAAAAGAAAAACACATAGATACAAATTTATTATATGTATTTTTTACAAGTGGAAGCACAGGCACTCCAAAAGGAGTAAGCATAGCTCATAAAAGTGTTATTGATTATACTTTTTGGGTTTGTAAAACTTTTAAATTTGATGAAAATCACATCTTAGCAAATCAAGCTCCGCTTTATTTTGATAATAGTATTTTAGATATTTTCTCTACCATAAAAGCTGGCGGGACTTTGCATTTGCTTCCAAATCATTTATTTGCTTTTCCAAATAAAATTATAGAGCATCTAGTAAAAAATGAAGTAAATACCATATTTTGGGTGCCTTCTGTTTTGATATATTTTGCAAATACTGATGCTATAAAAGACATCGATCTTAAACTAAATAAAATATTATTTTGCGGTGAAATAATGCCAAATAAACAATTAAACATATGGAGAAAATATTTACCAAATGCTTTATTTGCAAATTTATATGGACCAACAGAAATAACTGATGTTTGTTCTCATTACATAATAGATAGAGAATTTAGCGATGATGAACTTTTACCTATAGGAAAAGCTTGTAAAAATACAGAGCTTTTGGTATTTGATGAAAATTCAAACTTAATCACTAAAGATAAAATAGGAATAAAAGGTGAGCTTTATGTAAGAGGAACTTGCCTTTCACTGGGCTATTACAATGACAAAGAAAAAACTCATAAAGCCTTTGTGCAAAATCCTTTGCATGATAATTATTTAGATCTTTTATATAAAACAGGAGATATAGTAGCTTATAATGAATTTGGTGAGCTTTTATGTTATGGAAGAATAGATAATCAAATCAAATACATGGGTCATCGTATAGAGCTTGGAGAAATAGAAACCATAATAAATTCTCATGAAAAAATCAAAAATAGTGCTTGTATATTTAAAGATGATATTATTTGTTTTTATGAAAGTGAAGATGAGATAAATTTCAAAGAATTCTTAAAAGATAAATTACCTTCTTATATGATTCCTAAAAAATTTATAAAAATAGATAATTTTAAATTAAATCAAAATGGTAAGATAGATAGAAAGGTTTTGGGTGAGTTTGTTTGATAGCACTAAAAACACAAATGAAAGTATTAGCAATATATATGAAAATATGAATAATATTTATCAAGAAAAATATGATGATAATACTTTAATATATAAAGATAATCTTCTTTTTTATATAATTAATAATATATGCAAAATAGATAATTTAAAACCATCTTTTGTAAAAATCATCACAAAAAATTTAGATGTATTAGAAAGACATGAAAAATTTTTGCAATTAAATAATTTCAAATTATTAAAAACTTTTAAGCAGATGATTTTAAAAAATGAAAATTTAAATCCTATAAAATTTAATTTTATTCAAAAACCTTCTTTAAGTGATTTGGAAGAATGTTATAATTTTTTACTAAATATTTTCAAATATGAATTTGAACTTTTTTACAATAAACAAAAATTTAAAAATTATATAAATAATATATTGATTTATAAAGAAAATAATAAAATTTGTGGCGTTTTATTATATAATAATACTATAAACTATCATGCTCAACTAGAATATATTGCTGTAAAAAATAATTTAAAATATAAAAATATAGCATACGCCTTACTTAATAGTTTCTTTTTAGAAAATCAAAATAAAAAATTTTATAAATTATTTGTTGATACTAAAAATACAAAAGCTATTAATTTTTACAAAAAATCAAATTTTATGTTCAAAGAAATAGAACTTAGATTATATAGGAATTTTTTATGAATTTTAAAGAAATTTATTTACTAGGTGATGGAAAAGTTGCCAAGGAATGTTTAAAAATTACAGAATGTTTTTTTTAACAAAAAGGTTATTTGTATAAATTTAAAAGAAAAAATTAAACTAGATGAATTTTTTACATCTATTAAAAATACTTTAATTATTAGCGCTAATAATTTTTATATTTTTAAGAAATCATGCGTTGAGCAAAACTTTATTATTAATTATCATAATTCTTTATTACCAAAACATAAAGGCTGCAATGCGCATATATGGAGTATATGGGAAAATGATAAAAAATCAGGAATTACTTGGCATAAAGTAGATTGTGGTATAAATACAGGAGAAATTATACTTCAAAAAGAAATTCAAATTACCGAAGAAACCACAGCATTAAAACTTTTAAAAAAACAACACAGCATTGCAATTGAATCTTTAAAAGAATGTTTTAATATTCTTAAAATTAATAATTTTTCATGCGAAAAATCAATAAGTTATGGGGGGGGGTATCACAAAAAATGCGATTTACCAAATAATGGAATTTTAGATTTATCTTGGGAAAAAGAAAAAATAAATCGTTTTTTAAGAGCTATGGATAATGGAAATTTAACTCCAAAAGCTAAAGTAATTATTAAAAACAAAGAAATAGAAATTGTATGTTATAAATTCAACAAAACTTACATTGAAATAATTTTAAATGATGATATAATTTTAAAAATTTAAAGGAATGACAATGGATTTAACAAATGCAACAATTCAAAAATTCTTTATCAACATCGAAAGAACAGATATTGATGAAACTATGCAAAATTTGGTTAGTGAAGATATTATAGATAGTATAGATATAATGGCTTTAGTTGCTGAAATAGAAAAATACTATGGTAAACCACTAAACGCAGAATTTATAAGTCCTGAAAATTTTGAAGATTTTCAAAGTATTAAAAATATGATTGAAAATATTAAATGAAGATAACAAATCCTATCATTTCACTAACTGGTCTTGCAGGTAGTGGAAAAAGCACCATTGGAAAAGTTTTATATGCAAAATTACAACAAAAATATCCAAACATTATCTATTTAGATGGAGACGAATTTAGAGATCTTTTAGGTGCTTATGATTATGATAAAAAAAGTCGTATTGATTTAGCCATCAAAAGATCAAATTTTGCTAAATTTTTAAATAATCAAAATATGATAGTCATCATTACTACCATATCAATGTTTAATGAAATTTATAAATACAATAGAGAAAATTTTAAAAATTATGTTGAAATTTACATTAAATGTGACCTACAAGAGCTTATAAGAAGAGATCAAAAAGGGCTTTATACCCAAGCTTTAGAAGGAAAAATTAAAAATGTAGTGGGTATAGACATAAACTTTGATGAGCCAAATCCTCATTTAATTATCAAAAATTCACATCAAGATAAAATAGAAGAAAAAACACAAATGATTATTGATTTTATTCTTCAAAAAACAAATAAATGATCCACATAAACCATGAAAATCTTTTAGATTTAAAATATCTAGCATCTGGCGTATTTGATCCTTTACATGGCTTTATGAATTATGAAGAATTTAAAAGCGTCGTATATGATATGAAACTTTTAAATGATAATATTTGGACATTACCTATAACTTTAGAAGTTAATGATGATTATAATGTAGGCTCTATACAGGATTTATATTACAATCAAACCCTAATTGGAAAAATACATATAGAGGATAAATTTCAAATACAAGATAAAGATTTATTTGAAATTTTTCAAACCAAAGATCTTAATCACCCAGGTATTAAAAAAGAAAAATCAAAATCATCTCTTAAAATAGCAGGAAAAATACAAATTAAAGAAGAGCTTTTAAAAAATACCTTATACAAAGGTATGTTGCAAGATGTTTTTAGTAAGAAAAATAAAGAAGTTAAAACTATTGCTGGATTTCAAACAAGAAATGCCATTCATAGAGCTCATGAACATCTTCAAAAAATAGCTTTAGAGCTTTGTGATGCTTTATTTATAAACCCTTTGGTTGGCTGGAAAAAACAAGGTGATTTTACTCAAGAAGCAGTGATGAGTGCATATAAAGTAATGTTTGATGAATTTTATCCACAACATAGAGTATTTATACAAGGTTTAGAAACTAATATGCGTTATGCAGGACCTAAAGAAGCTATATTTCATGCAATAGTTCGTAAAAATATAGGTTGTACTCATTTTATCATAGGTAGAGATCATGCTGGAGTTGGAGATTATTATGGAGTATATGATGCACATAAACTTGCAAAAGAATTAAATTCTACCAATAAGCTTGGTATAGAATTGTTGCTTTTAAAAGAACCTTATTTTTGCACCAAATGTGATCAAATTGTAAGTGAAAAAGTATGTTCTCATG encodes:
- a CDS encoding amino acid adenylation domain-containing protein — protein: MTTNINDFLQKSVAKYPDKKLFVEFDGKYISYKEFDIITDKLASKIIQEKIYQSPILIILPKSINALISFFGSIKSGNFYTILDEKTPKERIEKIIQTLKPKLFITSKELNINLDLPTIYTQEFENFTIDKTALEDIKEKHIDTNLLYVFFTSGSTGTPKGVSIAHKSVIDYTFWVCKTFKFDENHILANQAPLYFDNSILDIFSTIKAGGTLHLLPNHLFAFPNKIIEHLVKNEVNTIFWVPSVLIYFANTDAIKDIDLKLNKILFCGEIMPNKQLNIWRKYLPNALFANLYGPTEITDVCSHYIIDREFSDDELLPIGKACKNTELLVFDENSNLITKDKIGIKGELYVRGTCLSLGYYNDKEKTHKAFVQNPLHDNYLDLLYKTGDIVAYNEFGELLCYGRIDNQIKYMGHRIELGEIETIINSHEKIKNSACIFKDDIICFYESEDEINFKEFLKDKLPSYMIPKKFIKIDNFKLNQNGKIDRKVLGEFV
- a CDS encoding phosphopantetheine-binding protein: MTKEELLKQIADAMHMDEPLKEDMILDDIDEWDSLAFVSIMVLFKNVLNIQINGDDLKKCEKVSDLLALAKI
- a CDS encoding DUF2920 family protein, with translation MLINKTYEINSCDDVELNIKRESKLEYRITFNDSKEMKAIVFIIGGYGANTNMHFLESYRKFIAKKFDVIAVNVLYHCFCQRRSDVEKYSATTTFMEDDLPHLKTILENFKIQTSKLDIDTASAHYEFLYQTINNLKEKSILDTSYKVSLSRSFIPPNNEYQNFGIMAAIDHINALKDIMKNYPQFKSLPKIYGGGSYGGYLALMCAKIAPWYVDGVIDNSGAALPPLNYIIGRELETEDYVFNDPNTLIFCHVKTLWTRKDPNSPYYFADENYLIRALLNKDHLILQSQKNKDISIISYHSKEDPSTPAKYKIQMCEILKALNYDITFHLIDEKDIDGKYIKDLTHGCGIPDKALFNKELPKMLEKLKDKTFSMKEDSISYPCKNKVFTFKDKDDKFVLEII
- a CDS encoding phosphopantetheine-binding protein — encoded protein: MDLTNATIQKFFINIERTDIDETMQNLVSEDIIDSIDIMALVAEIEKYYGKPLNAEFISPENFEDFQSIKNMIENIK
- a CDS encoding beta-ketoacyl-ACP synthase III, producing MKAKFQNGTISGISVCVPPKCINIDDCLENVFKNDEKLLKRMKKISGLQKRFIADDDISTTDLAYEASINLFNMLDFDKNELDMVIFVTQTPDFFMPSCANYLHKRLNLNQKTIAFDINQACAGYLYGLFTCFSFMKNENIKNILLLCGDTLSKSINPLNVNLAPIFGDGVSASLIQNKKNLSFFELYSDGNGFDRLIIANGAFSKLKKSTNEDIFKIDEYRSLNNLYMDGAEIFNKALELESQGVKNMLEFCGKDKDEIDYFLFHQSNKFLVDNLINDLNLDKEKTPNFLMEKYANLSACSLPALLCQMQKNDFDAILSAFGAGYAYGSAYINFDKNFKTDIISIYKGEKND
- a CDS encoding AAC(3) family N-acetyltransferase is translated as MKLFLQHNDKKYSNFDLIKAFENLGIKKGDILCVHSELFKFGTPLLKKNEFLQTIIDCFFEVIGKEGTLIMPTFTYKFCKNGIYDKLNSKSEVGILTEYFRKWGGVIRTNDPIFSFAIKGTKQDLFLKDTKSCFGENCVYDTLWKNNGKIILFGTHLVGYTFTHFIEEIAKVPYRYFKNFSGILIDENGKKIQKNITYYVRKLEENSLICKQKQINLLKENNNFNIINFAGSCIVSIESKGYFLDTLKYLKNNPYSLLKDKNDNQHK
- a CDS encoding adenylyl-sulfate kinase, producing the protein MKITNPIISLTGLAGSGKSTIGKVLYAKLQQKYPNIIYLDGDEFRDLLGAYDYDKKSRIDLAIKRSNFAKFLNNQNMIVIITTISMFNEIYKYNRENFKNYVEIYIKCDLQELIRRDQKGLYTQALEGKIKNVVGIDINFDEPNPHLIIKNSHQDKIEEKTQMIIDFILQKTNK
- a CDS encoding DUF2920 family protein, which codes for MIINKTYEINSCDDVELNIKRESKVEFKLIYDDSKEIEALVCIIPGLGGDINDNLYIDEYCARNYNVAVLSVNYHCIGNRPQTGALFYINELDKFILKTSLEAIGIQLPIDVQNLKSYDEFYCVADVVNKFIERLKREKELNEDYHLYLSVGFEPTKNEYQNFGIMQATDIINAILYVKSNLPFKITGWGIKTILVGSSHGGYLANLCVKIAPWSIDTVVDNSSHITLDNDLWRFVGFGREIDYIKYCSAGLTHIFKNIKLAAFDKTHWTSNSSSPNYFSNARKIIREPLNKEHLKVQSLYPKPKYIAYHSKFDQYVPLEEREEYFNILKDLGFEIDFTKITSENEIDGKFIKNLEHGCGIPMKLLIKKHLDEILKEPLQDKSCKKEISYKCDDLIYTFKEEDDQIRLEIKQ
- a CDS encoding GNAT family N-acetyltransferase, producing MSLFDSTKNTNESISNIYENMNNIYQEKYDDNTLIYKDNLLFYIINNICKIDNLKPSFVKIITKNLDVLERHEKFLQLNNFKLLKTFKQMILKNENLNPIKFNFIQKPSLSDLEECYNFLLNIFKYEFELFYNKQKFKNYINNILIYKENNKICGVLLYNNTINYHAQLEYIAVKNNLKYKNIAYALLNSFFLENQNKKFYKLFVDTKNTKAINFYKKSNFMFKEIELRLYRNFL
- a CDS encoding sulfate adenylyltransferase, which translates into the protein MIHINHENLLDLKYLASGVFDPLHGFMNYEEFKSVVYDMKLLNDNIWTLPITLEVNDDYNVGSIQDLYYNQTLIGKIHIEDKFQIQDKDLFEIFQTKDLNHPGIKKEKSKSSLKIAGKIQIKEELLKNTLYKGMLQDVFSKKNKEVKTIAGFQTRNAIHRAHEHLQKIALELCDALFINPLVGWKKQGDFTQEAVMSAYKVMFDEFYPQHRVFIQGLETNMRYAGPKEAIFHAIVRKNIGCTHFIIGRDHAGVGDYYGVYDAHKLAKELNSTNKLGIELLLLKEPYFCTKCDQIVSEKVCSHENTHKISISGTKIRQALVSGKIPDERFMRKEVAKALIDLGMDNIFIKE